In Propionicimonas paludicola, a single window of DNA contains:
- a CDS encoding GntR family transcriptional regulator, with the protein MTSVIDAVVEDLRSQVLARELPADHPLTEADVASRYDVARPTAKAAIERLVSEKVLVRKNHKTARVVKLGPDDVRDIYQTRVYLESEVLRRLAARRAVPEEARAANAEIEDLWKQGIWDIVGPDMRFHTCLIDSLGSERTSAAYASLAFEVKLCMSQLQGSQRLSPEIIAAEHALILTRISEGDAVGAAAVLDEHLSRARELLAAALGGEPGPEAFRPSTALPR; encoded by the coding sequence GTGACGTCAGTGATTGACGCCGTCGTAGAGGATCTGCGCAGCCAAGTTCTGGCCCGAGAGCTGCCCGCCGATCACCCGCTGACCGAGGCCGACGTGGCCTCCCGTTACGACGTGGCCCGGCCGACCGCGAAGGCCGCGATCGAGCGGCTGGTCAGCGAAAAGGTGCTGGTCCGCAAGAATCACAAGACCGCTCGCGTGGTGAAGCTCGGACCCGACGACGTCCGCGACATCTACCAGACCCGGGTCTACCTGGAGTCCGAGGTGTTGCGCCGGCTGGCCGCCCGACGGGCAGTGCCGGAGGAGGCCCGCGCGGCCAATGCCGAGATCGAAGATCTCTGGAAGCAGGGCATCTGGGACATCGTCGGCCCGGATATGCGCTTCCACACCTGCCTGATCGACTCCCTGGGCAGCGAGCGGACCAGTGCCGCCTACGCGTCCCTGGCCTTCGAGGTGAAGCTGTGCATGTCGCAGCTGCAGGGCAGCCAGCGACTCAGCCCCGAGATCATCGCCGCCGAGCACGCCCTGATCCTCACCCGGATCTCCGAGGGCGACGCGGTCGGCGCGGCCGCGGTCCTGGACGAGCACCTGTCCCGCGCTCGTGAACTCCTGGCCGCCGCGCTGGGCGGCGAGCCCGGCCCCGAGGCCTTCCGCCCGTCCACCGCGCTGCCCCGCTGA
- a CDS encoding response regulator transcription factor, with product MHILVVDDDQAVRDSLARSLQYSGYEVTTANDGVDALARLSSLRPDAVIMDVMMPRLDGLETTRSLRASGNDVPILVLTARDAVGDRVDGLDAGADDYMAKPFSLEELMARLRALTRRGRPAGDEPGSEVLGFADLTLDLQTREVIRAGRRISLTRTEFALLQTFLENPRRVLERSWLLNEVWGFDFPTTANSLEVYIGYLRRKTEGEGEARLIHTVRGIGYVLRETPP from the coding sequence ATGCACATCCTCGTTGTGGACGACGACCAGGCGGTCCGCGACTCGCTGGCCCGTTCCCTGCAGTACTCCGGCTATGAGGTGACCACCGCCAACGACGGCGTGGACGCCCTGGCCCGGCTGTCCTCACTGCGCCCCGACGCGGTGATCATGGATGTGATGATGCCGCGGCTGGACGGGCTGGAGACCACCCGCTCGCTGCGCGCGTCCGGCAATGACGTGCCGATCCTGGTGCTCACCGCGCGCGACGCCGTAGGTGACCGGGTGGACGGCCTGGACGCCGGCGCCGACGACTACATGGCCAAGCCGTTCTCGCTGGAGGAGCTGATGGCCCGGCTGCGAGCGCTGACCCGGCGCGGACGTCCGGCCGGCGATGAGCCCGGCTCGGAGGTGCTCGGCTTCGCCGATCTGACCTTGGATCTGCAGACACGCGAAGTGATCCGGGCCGGTCGCCGGATCAGTCTCACTCGCACCGAGTTCGCCCTGCTGCAGACCTTCCTGGAGAACCCGCGCCGAGTGCTGGAGCGCTCTTGGCTGCTGAACGAAGTCTGGGGCTTCGACTTCCCGACCACCGCCAACTCTCTCGAGGTCTACATCGGCTACTTGCGACGCAAGACCGAGGGTGAGGGCGAGGCCCGACTGATTCACACCGTGCGCGGCATCGGCTACGTGCTGCGCGAGACGCCGCCGTGA
- a CDS encoding cysteine hydrolase: MDPNSTALVLIEFQNDFTSEGGTLHGAVADVIAATGTVTNAKKALDAARAAEVSVIHSPISFAPGYYEISSHPYGILAGVVSSNSFVKGTWGCEIVGDVAPSDGEIVLEGKRGLDAFGSTNLDFILRSKGIKTIVLAGFLTNCCVESTMRSAYEKGFEVYTLTDAVGATSLEEHANAIKYDYPMFSKPITTDEFVAALSGDVTADASRGY; the protein is encoded by the coding sequence ATGGATCCCAACAGCACTGCGCTGGTCCTGATCGAGTTCCAGAACGACTTCACCAGCGAGGGCGGCACCCTGCACGGCGCGGTCGCCGACGTGATCGCCGCCACCGGCACCGTCACCAATGCCAAGAAGGCCCTGGACGCCGCCCGGGCGGCCGAGGTCAGCGTCATCCACAGCCCGATCTCGTTCGCTCCGGGCTACTACGAGATCTCCTCCCACCCGTACGGCATCCTGGCCGGCGTGGTCTCGTCCAACTCCTTCGTGAAGGGCACCTGGGGTTGCGAGATCGTCGGCGACGTGGCGCCGTCGGACGGCGAGATCGTCCTGGAAGGCAAGCGCGGCCTGGACGCCTTCGGCTCCACCAACCTCGACTTCATCCTGCGCAGCAAGGGCATCAAGACCATCGTGCTGGCCGGCTTCCTGACCAACTGCTGCGTCGAGTCGACCATGCGTTCGGCCTATGAGAAGGGCTTCGAGGTCTACACCCTGACCGACGCGGTCGGCGCAACCTCGCTGGAGGAGCACGCCAACGCCATCAAGTACGACTACCCGATGTTCTCCAAGCCGATCACGACCGACGAGTTCGTGGCGGCGCTGTCCGGGGACGTCACCGCGGACGCGTCCCGCGGCTACTGA
- a CDS encoding GntR family transcriptional regulator: MVRSIVVLSVIDAIAEDVRSQVLAQELAAGTPLTEVEVATRYDVARATAKAAIERLVSEKVLVRKNHKTARVVTLGPDDARDIYLTRSYLEGEAMRQLAKRREVPEAAKAANEEIALAAQQGRWDTADADLRFHTAMISALGSPRSSAAYGSLAFEVRLCLSQLEASRLLSPEVIAADHAQIIADIESGDPEAAAAMLHEHLARARESVVKALGGQPGPEATQPSSALTR; the protein is encoded by the coding sequence GTGGTTCGCAGCATCGTGGTGTTGTCGGTGATCGACGCCATCGCCGAGGACGTGAGGTCGCAGGTCCTGGCTCAGGAGCTCGCCGCCGGCACGCCGTTGACGGAGGTCGAGGTCGCCACCCGCTATGACGTCGCGCGGGCCACGGCGAAGGCCGCCATCGAGCGGCTGGTCAGCGAGAAGGTGCTGGTCCGCAAGAACCACAAGACCGCCCGAGTGGTCACTCTCGGCCCTGACGATGCCCGCGATATCTACCTGACCCGCTCCTACCTCGAGGGCGAGGCGATGCGCCAGCTGGCCAAGCGCCGCGAGGTCCCCGAGGCCGCGAAGGCCGCGAACGAGGAGATCGCGCTGGCCGCCCAACAGGGACGCTGGGACACCGCCGATGCCGACCTGCGCTTCCACACGGCGATGATCAGCGCCCTGGGCAGCCCCCGGTCGAGTGCGGCCTACGGCTCGCTGGCCTTCGAGGTGCGCCTGTGCCTGTCCCAGCTGGAGGCAAGTCGGCTGCTCAGCCCCGAGGTGATCGCCGCCGACCACGCCCAGATCATCGCCGACATCGAGAGCGGCGATCCGGAAGCCGCCGCAGCCATGCTGCACGAACATCTGGCGCGGGCGCGCGAGTCGGTCGTCAAGGCCCTGGGCGGACAGCCCGGGCCAGAGGCGACCCAACCCTCCTCGGCGCTGACTCGCTGA
- a CDS encoding SDR family NAD(P)-dependent oxidoreductase — protein sequence MGRPIALVTGASSGFGAGFARRFAAEGYDLVLVARREDRLRALADELAGLGATGHVLPADLSTPDGIAGLLTQLSEQRLRIDALVNNAGFGTYGIFVEQDPARIAEEIAVNVTALTMLTRALLPQLLAAPAGILLNVSSTASYQPGPNISVYAATKAYVRFLTEAIWQESKGTPLRVLNIAPGPSQTEFFAVAGSDAFNVGQQITTEDVVSLAFSELAKGAKRPSRIVGRGNAFQAMAARFAPTKLTLSVADKQLGRE from the coding sequence ATGGGACGTCCCATTGCCCTGGTCACCGGAGCGAGCTCCGGCTTCGGCGCCGGCTTCGCTCGGCGGTTCGCGGCCGAAGGCTACGACCTGGTGTTGGTCGCCCGCCGTGAGGATCGGCTGCGTGCGTTGGCCGACGAACTGGCCGGTCTCGGCGCGACCGGCCACGTCCTGCCCGCCGACCTCTCCACTCCGGACGGCATCGCCGGCCTGCTCACCCAGCTGAGCGAGCAGCGGCTGCGGATCGACGCTCTGGTCAACAACGCCGGCTTCGGCACCTACGGCATCTTCGTCGAGCAGGATCCGGCCCGGATCGCCGAGGAGATCGCGGTCAACGTCACCGCGCTCACCATGCTCACCCGGGCGCTGCTGCCACAGTTGCTGGCCGCGCCGGCCGGGATCCTGCTCAACGTGAGCAGCACGGCGTCCTATCAGCCCGGGCCGAACATCTCGGTGTACGCCGCCACCAAGGCTTACGTCCGCTTCCTCACCGAGGCCATTTGGCAGGAATCGAAGGGCACCCCACTGCGGGTGTTGAACATCGCGCCGGGGCCATCGCAGACCGAGTTCTTCGCGGTGGCCGGCTCCGACGCCTTCAACGTCGGACAGCAGATCACCACCGAGGACGTGGTGTCGCTGGCGTTCAGTGAGTTGGCCAAGGGCGCCAAGCGGCCCAGCCGGATCGTCGGACGCGGCAACGCCTTCCAGGCGATGGCTGCCCGCTTCGCCCCGACCAAGCTCACCTTGTCAGTGGCCGACAAGCAGTTGGGTCGCGAGTGA
- a CDS encoding sensor histidine kinase, whose amino-acid sequence MIRWLRSIISVTNRPLHDRLAALISAAVAGAVAVTGVAAYLITTFTIYRQTDAELIDIASLTSQWIANDVEGMGQLNSDALATANVTLMLVRSDNRTFSPPGSSDVLTVTSAELAIARTQTGTSARTGTDSKGEPYRIVAVPLTDLNNHYALVLGRPLAATDAILRSLAFSLLTFGLLAVLVAGAIGWVIARSGLQPIQRLTEAVTRVSETEQLEAVDVGGMDELTDLSMSFNKMMAALQSSRERQQRLIADAGHELRTPLTSMRTNVELLIADDRQGMLPDGARGEILRDVAAQLGEFTQLIGDLVHLSREDRVEPHPEPIDLRDVVDNAVTRAKRRGPGITFDVELDPLYLVGEPDTLERAITNLLDNAVKFSPVGGTITVRLIGDRLRISDEGPGIADEDLPHVFDRFYRSSSSRNTPGSGLGLSIVAQTIKAHGGWVKAGRSAAGGAEFTIRLPGSSEPPEGSAETTGTIPAVPVTE is encoded by the coding sequence GTGATCCGCTGGCTGCGCTCCATCATCTCCGTCACCAACCGCCCACTTCATGACCGGCTCGCAGCGCTGATTTCGGCCGCCGTGGCCGGCGCGGTGGCGGTGACCGGCGTCGCCGCGTACTTGATCACCACCTTCACGATCTATCGGCAGACCGATGCCGAACTGATCGACATCGCTTCGCTGACCAGCCAATGGATCGCCAACGATGTGGAGGGCATGGGTCAGCTGAACAGCGACGCCTTGGCGACGGCGAACGTCACCTTGATGCTGGTCCGCTCGGACAACCGGACGTTCTCGCCGCCCGGCTCCAGCGACGTGCTGACAGTCACCTCGGCCGAGTTGGCGATTGCGCGCACCCAGACCGGGACCTCGGCGCGCACCGGCACCGACTCCAAGGGTGAGCCGTACCGGATCGTGGCCGTGCCACTGACCGACCTGAACAACCATTACGCGCTGGTGCTGGGCCGTCCGCTGGCCGCCACGGACGCCATCCTGCGCTCGCTGGCGTTCTCGCTGCTCACCTTCGGCCTGCTGGCCGTCCTGGTGGCCGGTGCCATCGGCTGGGTGATCGCGCGCTCGGGCCTGCAACCGATCCAGCGACTGACCGAGGCGGTCACCCGGGTGAGCGAGACCGAGCAGTTGGAGGCCGTCGATGTCGGCGGCATGGACGAGCTGACCGACCTGTCGATGTCGTTCAACAAGATGATGGCCGCGCTGCAGTCGTCCCGGGAGCGCCAGCAGCGGCTGATCGCCGACGCCGGCCACGAGCTGCGCACCCCGCTGACCTCGATGCGCACCAACGTCGAACTGCTGATCGCCGACGACCGGCAGGGAATGCTGCCCGATGGGGCCCGCGGCGAGATCCTGCGTGATGTGGCCGCCCAGCTCGGCGAGTTCACCCAGCTGATCGGCGACCTGGTGCACCTGTCCCGGGAGGACCGGGTCGAGCCGCATCCCGAGCCGATCGACCTGCGCGATGTGGTCGACAATGCCGTGACCAGGGCCAAGCGCCGCGGTCCCGGCATCACCTTCGACGTCGAACTCGATCCGCTCTACCTGGTCGGCGAACCGGACACCCTGGAGCGGGCCATCACCAACCTGCTCGACAATGCCGTGAAGTTCTCTCCGGTGGGTGGGACGATCACCGTCCGGCTGATCGGGGATCGGCTGCGGATCTCGGACGAAGGCCCCGGCATCGCCGATGAGGACCTGCCGCACGTCTTCGATCGCTTCTACCGCTCGTCCTCGTCGCGGAACACCCCCGGCTCCGGGCTCGGCCTTTCGATCGTCGCGCAGACCATCAAGGCGCACGGCGGCTGGGTGAAAGCCGGACGTTCGGCGGCCGGCGGAGCCGAGTTCACGATCCGGCTGCCCGGCTCCAGCGAGCCACCCGAGGGCAGCGCCGAGACTACGGGGACGATCCCGGCGGTGCCGGTCACCGAGTAG
- a CDS encoding NAD-dependent epimerase/dehydratase family protein, with product MKLLVLGGTRFVGRAVITEALDRGWSVTAIHRGLTGRLPDAVEARFADRSDPSALASALGADHWDAVVDTWSGAPRVATLAARLLRGRAGHYGYISSASVYQPGQREAEASPVVAGDPEADGGDYAAIKRGAELGILESFPDALLARPGLILGPGEDIGRLPWWLARAAAGGPMVAPGAPDRPLQYVDVRDLASWLLNALVNGRRGPVDVISRSGHATTATLLEACLAATGSTAELVWIDEERLAAAGVEPWTQLPCWVPTTGEYAGFLEADTTLAARTGLSCRPVAQTVTDTWAWLQTEGFPAQRPDRPVHGLPPELERALLGDGSEIRSATR from the coding sequence ATGAAGCTCCTGGTGCTGGGCGGGACCCGGTTCGTCGGACGGGCAGTGATCACCGAAGCGCTCGACCGCGGCTGGTCGGTGACCGCGATCCATCGCGGGCTGACCGGACGCCTGCCCGACGCCGTCGAGGCCCGCTTCGCCGACCGCTCCGACCCGTCCGCCCTGGCCTCGGCACTGGGCGCTGACCATTGGGACGCCGTGGTGGACACCTGGTCGGGGGCACCGCGGGTGGCCACTCTGGCCGCCCGGCTGCTGCGGGGTCGCGCCGGACACTACGGCTACATCTCCTCGGCCTCGGTCTACCAACCCGGTCAGCGCGAGGCTGAGGCCTCACCGGTCGTGGCCGGTGACCCCGAGGCTGATGGCGGCGACTACGCCGCCATCAAGCGTGGCGCCGAGTTGGGGATCCTCGAGTCCTTCCCGGACGCACTGCTGGCCCGACCCGGGCTGATCCTCGGCCCCGGGGAGGACATCGGACGGCTGCCCTGGTGGCTGGCCCGTGCGGCTGCCGGCGGGCCGATGGTGGCGCCGGGGGCGCCGGATCGTCCGCTGCAGTACGTGGACGTCCGGGACCTGGCGTCCTGGCTGCTGAATGCGCTTGTCAACGGACGTCGCGGGCCGGTCGACGTGATCAGTCGCTCCGGTCACGCCACCACCGCGACCCTGCTGGAAGCCTGCCTAGCGGCCACCGGCTCGACCGCCGAGCTGGTCTGGATCGACGAGGAGCGGCTGGCCGCGGCCGGGGTCGAGCCGTGGACCCAGTTGCCCTGCTGGGTGCCGACCACCGGCGAGTACGCCGGCTTCCTGGAGGCCGACACCACGCTGGCCGCGCGCACCGGGCTGAGTTGCCGCCCGGTCGCCCAGACCGTGACCGACACCTGGGCCTGGCTCCAGACCGAGGGCTTCCCCGCGCAGCGTCCCGACCGTCCGGTGCACGGTCTCCCTCCCGAACTCGAGCGCGCCCTGCTGGGGGACGGTTCCGAAATTCGTAGCGCCACCCGCTGA
- a CDS encoding FAD-binding and (Fe-S)-binding domain-containing protein, giving the protein MTQEVLLQLLAGCVDDPNQIRSSELDRRALAHDASHFLLLPSAIIAPRGAEEVARLLRATSEAGIPLTFRSGGTSLSGQAGTEGVLVDVRRNFGGVEILDGGARVRVQPGVTVKQLNAHLARYGRKFGPDPASEAACTIGGVVANNSSGMACGTVENSYRTLESVVAVLPSGTVIDTGASDADAKLRALEPDLYQGLLKLRQRVISNPASVAKITQQFSMKNTMGYGINALVDFDTVPEILTHLLVGSEGTLAFVASATFRTIELRTEVASALVVFDDLYAANAALPALVATGAATLELMDATSLRVGQAFPDTPKLIKDLQVSKQAALLVEYQATTRTELEQLAQSARPTLDDLPVTGPVELTEDPVLRGKLWKLRKGLYTSVAGARTSGTTALLEDVVVPVAKLADTCADLAVLFDKYGYRDSVIFGHAKDGNIHFMLTDRFENDEQMGRYTGFTEDMVDLILSNDGSLKAEHGTGRVMSPYVRRQYGDELYQVMVDIKDLFDPSRLLNVGTIITDDPELHLKHIKLPPSVDDEIDRCVECGYCEPVCPSRDLTLTPRQRIALRREIRNAELAGDQGLADRLGSDYRYAGVHTCAVDGMCGTACPVLINTGLYVKKLRREQTTPAPTKAVWTTLSKHWKGTTGTFSTVLNLTSHLPSPLEAALSGVNKLGRAMLGEDNIPLWSAELPGGGASRARPVPSGEVTAVYLPACVNVMFGPAAGGVGVQLSFEALCAKAGINLLVPEQIESVCCGTPWSSKGIPDGYAAMRERVLPVIVAATDNGRLPVVCDASSCSEGFRHMIDTAPELNIQVIDAVAFVAEHVLPVLGAYEKLDSLTIHQTCSSTQLGLNPDLVAVSKAVAEQVNVPLATGCCAFAGDRGMLHPELTASATRREAEEVAALGAEAHASCNRTCELGMTRATGIEYRHVLELLAEQALGSDAVPRHR; this is encoded by the coding sequence ATGACCCAGGAGGTACTCCTACAGCTGCTGGCCGGCTGCGTGGACGATCCGAACCAGATTCGATCCAGCGAACTGGATCGGCGGGCCTTGGCCCACGATGCCTCGCACTTCCTGCTGCTGCCTTCTGCGATCATCGCCCCTCGCGGCGCTGAGGAGGTGGCCCGACTCCTTCGGGCCACCTCCGAAGCCGGTATCCCGCTGACCTTCCGTTCCGGCGGCACCAGCCTGTCCGGGCAGGCCGGCACCGAAGGCGTCCTGGTGGACGTCCGACGCAACTTCGGGGGCGTCGAGATCCTCGACGGCGGCGCCCGAGTGCGGGTCCAACCGGGTGTGACGGTGAAGCAACTGAACGCTCACCTGGCCCGCTATGGACGCAAGTTCGGCCCCGACCCGGCCAGTGAAGCCGCCTGCACGATCGGCGGCGTGGTGGCCAACAACTCCTCCGGGATGGCCTGTGGCACCGTCGAGAACAGCTACCGCACGCTGGAGTCGGTGGTCGCCGTGCTGCCCTCGGGCACGGTGATCGACACCGGCGCCTCCGACGCGGACGCCAAACTGCGCGCCCTCGAGCCGGACCTCTACCAGGGTCTGCTCAAGCTGCGTCAGCGGGTGATCAGCAACCCGGCCTCAGTGGCCAAGATCACCCAGCAGTTCTCGATGAAGAACACCATGGGCTACGGCATCAACGCCCTTGTCGACTTCGACACCGTCCCGGAGATCCTCACCCACCTGCTGGTGGGCAGCGAGGGCACCTTGGCCTTCGTGGCCTCGGCCACCTTCCGGACCATCGAACTGCGTACCGAAGTGGCCTCGGCCCTGGTCGTGTTCGACGATCTCTATGCGGCCAATGCCGCGCTGCCGGCGCTGGTCGCCACCGGTGCGGCCACCCTCGAACTCATGGACGCCACCAGCCTGCGGGTCGGCCAGGCGTTCCCGGACACCCCGAAGTTGATCAAGGACCTGCAGGTCAGCAAGCAGGCCGCGCTGCTGGTGGAATACCAGGCCACCACCCGGACCGAGCTCGAGCAGCTGGCCCAGTCCGCCCGTCCGACCCTGGACGACCTGCCGGTGACCGGACCCGTCGAGCTCACCGAGGATCCGGTGCTGCGCGGCAAGCTGTGGAAGCTGCGCAAGGGCCTGTACACCTCGGTGGCCGGCGCCCGGACGTCCGGCACCACCGCGCTGCTGGAGGACGTCGTGGTGCCGGTGGCCAAGCTGGCCGACACCTGCGCCGACCTGGCCGTCCTGTTCGACAAGTACGGCTACCGGGACTCGGTCATCTTCGGGCACGCCAAGGACGGCAACATCCACTTCATGCTCACCGATCGCTTCGAGAACGATGAGCAGATGGGCCGCTACACCGGCTTCACCGAAGACATGGTCGACCTGATCCTCAGCAACGATGGCTCACTGAAGGCCGAGCACGGCACCGGACGGGTGATGTCGCCCTACGTCCGCCGCCAGTACGGGGACGAGCTGTACCAGGTGATGGTCGACATCAAGGACCTGTTTGACCCGAGCCGGCTGCTGAACGTCGGCACTATCATCACCGACGACCCCGAGCTGCATCTGAAGCACATCAAGCTGCCGCCGAGCGTGGACGACGAGATCGACCGCTGCGTCGAATGCGGCTACTGCGAGCCGGTCTGCCCGTCCCGCGATCTCACCCTGACCCCGCGGCAACGGATTGCCCTGCGCCGCGAGATCCGCAACGCCGAACTGGCCGGTGACCAGGGCTTGGCCGATCGGCTGGGCTCGGACTACCGCTACGCCGGGGTGCATACCTGTGCGGTGGACGGCATGTGTGGCACGGCCTGCCCGGTGCTGATCAACACCGGGCTGTATGTGAAGAAGCTGCGCCGCGAACAGACCACACCGGCCCCGACCAAGGCGGTCTGGACGACTCTGTCGAAGCACTGGAAGGGCACTACGGGGACGTTCTCGACCGTGCTGAACCTGACCAGCCACCTGCCCTCGCCGCTGGAGGCCGCACTGAGCGGGGTGAACAAGCTGGGTCGGGCCATGCTGGGCGAGGACAACATCCCACTGTGGTCAGCCGAGTTGCCCGGCGGCGGTGCGTCCCGGGCCCGTCCGGTACCGTCCGGTGAGGTGACCGCGGTCTACTTGCCGGCCTGCGTGAACGTCATGTTCGGGCCGGCCGCGGGTGGGGTGGGCGTCCAGCTCAGCTTCGAGGCGCTGTGCGCGAAGGCCGGGATCAACCTGCTGGTTCCCGAGCAGATTGAGTCGGTCTGTTGCGGGACGCCCTGGTCGAGCAAGGGCATTCCGGACGGCTACGCGGCCATGCGTGAGCGCGTCCTGCCGGTGATCGTGGCCGCCACCGACAACGGACGACTCCCGGTGGTCTGCGATGCGTCCAGTTGCAGCGAGGGCTTCCGGCACATGATCGACACCGCGCCCGAGCTGAACATCCAGGTGATCGACGCGGTCGCGTTCGTGGCCGAGCACGTCCTGCCGGTGCTCGGTGCCTACGAGAAGCTGGATTCGCTGACCATCCACCAGACCTGCTCGTCCACCCAGCTGGGCCTCAACCCCGATCTGGTGGCGGTGTCCAAGGCCGTGGCCGAGCAGGTGAACGTCCCGCTGGCCACCGGCTGCTGCGCTTTCGCCGGCGACCGGGGCATGTTGCACCCCGAGCTCACCGCGTCGGCCACTCGCCGGGAGGCCGAAGAGGTGGCCGCGCTCGGCGCCGAGGCTCACGCCAGCTGCAACCGGACCTGTGAGCTCGGGATGACCCGGGCCACCGGCATCGAATATCGGCACGTTCTCGAATTGTTAGCAGAACAGGCCCTTGGCAGCGACGCTGTGCCGCGACATCGTTGA
- a CDS encoding L-lactate permease, with product MFTQPLAPIVGSLALSALLAALPLLLLFLLLGVFKVKAWIASLVALVVSVLVAIVGWGMPVVLAFSATAEGVFYGAFPIMWILLNAIWVYQLSVVTGWFEQLGQLIRSVSDDQRVLAILIAFCFGALMEALAGFGAPVAISAAMLMAAGMKPLKSAIVSLLANTAPVAFGAMGAPIIALSGAVSSTHPDLTTHLLSQMAGRQTPFVAMIVPLVLVLLVDGWRGVRQTWPVAIVAGVVFGAAQYVTSNFITVEITDVVASLLTIAVVLVMLRVWKPKNSVPLDHAIETEEAVALTSGKLDHYAEITATGGKRIWGAIAPYAIIVIVFSISQIPAVKTWLLGIGQVKFPWPGLNAPGADGKMASVIMNASGKPVSTVFTLDHLRATGTLLLLSGIITAFVYKVKPADAVQAYLGTLKQLRFTIVTVLSVLGLAYVMNLSGQTASLGTALAVGLAGAFAFVSPLIGWVGVAITGSDTSSNALFGMLQVTAAEQSGLDPVLVAAANSSGGVMGKMISPQNLAVAAAAVGMVNREGEIFRKVLPWSLGLLAYFTVLVALQAGALSWMVPTP from the coding sequence GTGTTCACCCAACCGCTCGCGCCGATTGTAGGGAGCCTCGCCCTCTCGGCCCTTCTGGCAGCTTTACCCCTGCTCCTACTCTTCCTGCTGCTCGGTGTGTTCAAGGTGAAGGCGTGGATCGCTTCCCTCGTCGCCCTAGTTGTCTCCGTCCTGGTCGCCATCGTCGGCTGGGGCATGCCGGTAGTGCTGGCCTTCAGCGCCACTGCCGAGGGCGTCTTCTACGGCGCCTTCCCGATCATGTGGATCCTGCTCAACGCGATCTGGGTCTACCAACTCTCCGTGGTCACCGGCTGGTTCGAGCAGCTGGGCCAGCTGATCCGCTCGGTATCGGACGACCAGCGCGTGCTGGCCATCCTGATCGCCTTCTGCTTCGGTGCTCTGATGGAGGCCCTGGCTGGCTTCGGCGCCCCGGTGGCGATCTCGGCGGCCATGCTGATGGCCGCGGGCATGAAGCCGTTGAAGTCGGCGATCGTGTCCCTGCTGGCTAACACCGCCCCGGTCGCCTTCGGGGCCATGGGCGCCCCGATCATCGCGCTGTCCGGTGCGGTTAGCTCGACCCACCCGGACCTGACCACCCACCTGCTCTCCCAGATGGCCGGACGGCAGACCCCCTTCGTGGCGATGATCGTCCCGCTGGTGCTGGTCCTCCTGGTGGACGGCTGGCGCGGCGTCCGGCAGACCTGGCCGGTGGCCATCGTGGCCGGTGTGGTCTTCGGTGCGGCTCAGTACGTCACCTCCAACTTCATCACCGTCGAGATCACCGACGTGGTGGCGTCCCTGCTGACCATCGCGGTGGTGCTGGTGATGCTGCGGGTGTGGAAGCCGAAGAACTCCGTCCCGCTGGATCACGCCATCGAGACCGAAGAGGCCGTCGCGCTGACCTCGGGCAAGCTCGACCACTACGCCGAGATCACCGCCACCGGTGGCAAGCGGATCTGGGGCGCCATCGCCCCGTACGCCATCATCGTGATCGTCTTCTCGATCAGCCAGATCCCGGCCGTGAAGACCTGGCTGCTGGGGATCGGCCAGGTGAAGTTCCCCTGGCCCGGCCTGAACGCCCCCGGCGCGGACGGGAAGATGGCCTCGGTCATCATGAACGCCTCCGGCAAGCCGGTCTCGACGGTCTTCACCCTCGACCATTTGCGGGCCACCGGCACATTGCTGCTGCTGTCGGGCATCATCACGGCGTTCGTCTACAAGGTGAAGCCGGCTGATGCCGTCCAGGCCTACCTGGGCACGCTGAAGCAGCTCCGGTTCACCATCGTCACCGTGCTGAGCGTCCTCGGCCTGGCCTACGTGATGAACCTGTCCGGACAGACCGCCAGCCTGGGTACTGCCCTGGCAGTCGGGCTGGCCGGAGCATTCGCCTTTGTCTCGCCGCTGATCGGCTGGGTCGGAGTGGCCATCACCGGGTCGGACACCTCGTCCAACGCCCTGTTCGGAATGCTGCAGGTCACTGCGGCCGAGCAGTCGGGTCTGGATCCGGTCCTGGTCGCGGCCGCCAACTCGTCCGGTGGTGTAATGGGCAAGATGATCTCCCCACAGAACCTGGCCGTTGCCGCGGCCGCAGTGGGAATGGTGAACAGGGAAGGCGAGATCTTCCGGAAGGTGTTGCCGTGGAGCCTCGGACTACTCGCCTACTTCACCGTTCTGGTGGCACTACAGGCAGGAGCGCTGTCCTGGATGGTGCCGACGCCGTGA